The Yoonia sp. SS1-5 genome contains a region encoding:
- the ccrA gene encoding crotonyl-CoA carboxylase/reductase: MALDQSAPTEAYNAPQKDLYEVGEMPPLGHVPAQMHAWTIRRERHGEPEQAFEIETVACPKPDSNEVLVLVMAAGVNYNGVWAGLGIPISPFDVHKADYHIAGSDAAGIVWAVGDKVKRWKVGDEVVIHCNQDDGDDEHCNGGDPMFSESQRIWGYETPDGSFAQFTCVQSQQLMHRPQHLTWEESACYTLTLATAYRMLFGHEPHDLKPGQNVLVWGASGGLGSYAIQLINTAGANAIGVISDESKRDFVMSLGAKGVINRNDFACWGQLPTVNTPEYNAWLKEARKFGKAIWEITGKGVNVDMVFEHPGEATFPVSSLVCKKGGMVVICAGTTGFNCTFDVRYMWMHQKRLQGSHFAHLKQASAANNLMIEQRLDPCMSECFSWDEIPQAHTKMRKNEHKPGNMAVLVQAPVTGLRTFEDTLEAAKNR, from the coding sequence ATGGCCCTCGACCAATCTGCACCGACGGAGGCTTACAACGCACCGCAAAAGGATCTCTATGAAGTGGGTGAAATGCCGCCCTTGGGCCATGTACCCGCGCAGATGCATGCCTGGACCATTCGCCGCGAACGGCATGGAGAGCCAGAGCAGGCCTTTGAAATCGAGACCGTGGCCTGTCCGAAGCCTGACAGCAACGAGGTGCTGGTTTTGGTGATGGCTGCCGGTGTGAACTATAACGGCGTCTGGGCCGGTTTGGGAATTCCGATCAGCCCGTTTGATGTCCACAAGGCCGATTATCACATTGCCGGTTCTGATGCTGCTGGCATCGTCTGGGCGGTCGGCGACAAGGTCAAGCGGTGGAAAGTCGGCGATGAGGTGGTCATCCATTGTAACCAGGATGACGGCGATGACGAGCATTGCAATGGCGGCGATCCGATGTTCTCTGAAAGTCAGCGTATCTGGGGTTATGAGACCCCCGATGGGTCATTTGCACAGTTTACCTGTGTCCAGTCGCAACAATTGATGCATCGTCCCCAACACCTGACCTGGGAAGAGAGCGCCTGCTACACGCTGACGCTGGCAACTGCGTATCGGATGTTGTTCGGACATGAGCCACATGACCTGAAACCGGGCCAAAACGTTCTGGTCTGGGGGGCATCAGGTGGTCTGGGGTCTTACGCGATTCAGTTGATCAACACGGCCGGCGCAAACGCAATCGGTGTGATCAGCGACGAAAGCAAACGCGACTTTGTCATGTCGCTGGGCGCCAAGGGTGTTATCAACCGCAACGACTTTGCCTGCTGGGGCCAGCTGCCGACGGTGAACACCCCCGAATACAATGCCTGGCTGAAAGAGGCCCGCAAATTCGGCAAGGCGATATGGGAGATTACCGGCAAGGGCGTCAATGTCGACATGGTCTTTGAACATCCGGGCGAGGCCACATTCCCGGTGTCATCACTGGTCTGCAAGAAAGGTGGCATGGTGGTGATCTGCGCCGGGACAACCGGGTTTAACTGCACATTCGACGTCCGCTACATGTGGATGCACCAAAAACGCCTGCAAGGAAGCCACTTTGCCCACCTCAAACAGGCAAGTGCTGCCAACAATCTGATGATCGAACAGCGGCTGGATCCGTGCATGTCCGAGTGCTTTAGCTGGGATGAGATTCCGCAAGCCCATACGAAGATGCGCAAGAATGAACACAAGCCCGGAAATATGGCGGTACTTGTGCAAGCGCCTGTAACGGGGCTGCGCACGTTTGAGGATACATTGGAAGCGGCGAAAAACCGCTAA
- a CDS encoding autoinducer binding domain-containing protein: MVLELERFLTALEQADALEKIQEITVGLRDHFKIDHIVYHWVSSDGEQYGFGTYDPAWAARYTEKEYLRVDPVIIGCFQRFDPVDWKKLDWSSKAARAFRRDAIEHGIGNQGFSIPIRGPNGQLALLTASHSTDDATWDKITGTYQRDWILIAHYLNQKALKLEKGRTPEPVRALSPRETDALTYLAMGYSRGQVADLLKISEHTLRAYIESARFKLSALNTTHAVARAISEGLIVVGGAARAAEGGWPGRDEHQNLPSAANS; the protein is encoded by the coding sequence ATTGTGCTGGAACTGGAACGATTTTTAACAGCCCTGGAGCAGGCCGACGCGCTTGAGAAAATCCAGGAAATTACTGTTGGTTTGCGGGATCACTTCAAGATCGACCATATTGTCTACCATTGGGTAAGTTCCGATGGTGAGCAATATGGTTTCGGAACCTACGATCCGGCATGGGCGGCGCGGTATACTGAAAAGGAATACCTGCGTGTTGATCCGGTTATCATCGGCTGCTTCCAGCGATTTGATCCGGTTGACTGGAAGAAACTGGACTGGTCGTCAAAGGCAGCCCGCGCCTTTCGACGTGATGCAATTGAACACGGGATCGGCAACCAAGGGTTTTCGATACCGATCCGCGGGCCCAATGGGCAGCTGGCTTTGCTGACGGCCTCACACTCGACCGACGATGCGACCTGGGACAAGATCACGGGCACCTACCAACGGGACTGGATTCTGATTGCGCATTACCTCAACCAAAAAGCGCTGAAGCTGGAAAAAGGCCGCACACCTGAACCCGTGCGCGCCTTGTCACCGCGCGAGACGGATGCGTTGACCTATTTGGCTATGGGATACAGCCGGGGCCAGGTCGCGGATCTGCTGAAAATCTCGGAACACACATTGCGGGCCTATATCGAAAGTGCCCGTTTCAAGCTGTCTGCGCTGAATACAACACATGCCGTCGCGCGCGCCATCAGCGAGGGGCTGATCGTCGTGGGTGGGGCCGCACGCGCCGCCGAAGGCGGTTGGCCCGGCCGGGACGAGCACCAAAACCTGCCGAGCGCGGCGAATAGTTAA
- a CDS encoding TIGR02186 family protein, translated as MIRVLTFILLLASPLHAEEIVLGLSRDEVAITATFEGSEIEIFGAVKREQAIPGEDDLGVIVTVAGPDVPVTVRRKDRRFGIWVNTEAVEIDVAPSFYAVATNKPLDEILDDSEDINTRISTRRAIRSVGPSEIGSEKFTNALVRIRASQELYQTLPTGVWVKDDTLFRALIELPANLTEGNYKAEIYLTRGGKIIDLYSTAIPVKKVGLERWLYNLAHDNALLYGLMSLSIAIAAGWGASAAFSILRR; from the coding sequence ATGATCCGGGTTCTGACATTCATCCTGCTGCTGGCATCGCCTTTGCATGCAGAAGAAATTGTTCTTGGCCTCAGCCGGGATGAGGTTGCGATCACGGCCACGTTTGAAGGGTCGGAGATCGAAATTTTTGGTGCGGTCAAACGTGAACAGGCGATCCCGGGCGAGGACGATCTGGGGGTGATTGTCACTGTCGCCGGGCCGGACGTGCCTGTCACAGTCCGACGCAAGGACCGCCGCTTTGGCATTTGGGTGAACACCGAGGCCGTGGAAATTGATGTCGCGCCATCCTTCTACGCTGTTGCAACAAACAAGCCGCTGGATGAAATCCTCGACGATAGCGAGGATATCAACACCCGCATCAGCACCAGACGCGCAATTCGGTCCGTTGGGCCATCAGAAATCGGCAGTGAGAAATTTACGAATGCGCTGGTGCGTATTCGGGCGTCGCAGGAACTTTATCAAACGCTGCCAACAGGCGTTTGGGTCAAGGATGATACGCTGTTCCGGGCGCTGATCGAACTGCCCGCAAACCTGACAGAAGGCAATTACAAGGCCGAGATTTACCTGACCCGCGGTGGCAAGATCATCGACCTTTATTCAACCGCGATCCCGGTCAAGAAGGTCGGGCTGGAACGGTGGCTCTATAACCTCGCGCATGACAATGCGCTGCTTTACGGCCTGATGTCGCTCTCGATTGCGATTGCGGCCGGGTGGGGCGCGTCGGCGGCGTTTTCCATTCTGCGCCGGTAG
- a CDS encoding 1-acyl-sn-glycerol-3-phosphate acyltransferase, with the protein MTQTVSMPLWAFVLILLFAAVTFASHFLFPSVRWFFRKRAERVIARVNQRLQRPIEPFKLARRYDMIQRLLYDPEVAQAVADHALQEGVPENVAFEKAQKYAREIVPSFSATAYFSVGIRLARWLSKSLYRIKLGTFEREQLEHIDPNATVIFVMNHRSNMDYVLVTYLAANAGALSYAVGEWARVWPLSGIIRAMGAYFIRRRSRGALYRKVLARYVQLATRGGVTQAMFPEGRLSLTGRTAPAKLGLLNYIIEDFDPAKREVIFVPVALNYDRVLEDTFLIAADKSGKRRFRPPLWTVIRGLSWYLWSRLRRRFRLFGTASVSFGQPLELSAFVNATGGDMTTAVADELMQRINRVVPVLGVPLVARQLLATPETTKDELIAAIGRTIQCLTGRQIPVPRRKTDVVVTDALDHLVLRKLVHVEAGRIRAADDAADVLSYYANSIAHHFDSKDDVEGAEISALAK; encoded by the coding sequence ATGACGCAAACCGTTTCCATGCCGCTTTGGGCATTTGTTCTTATTTTGCTTTTTGCCGCGGTGACGTTTGCGTCCCACTTTCTGTTTCCGTCTGTCAGGTGGTTTTTTCGCAAGCGTGCCGAACGGGTCATTGCCCGCGTTAACCAACGCCTGCAGCGCCCGATCGAGCCGTTCAAGCTGGCCCGCCGGTATGACATGATCCAGCGACTTCTTTACGACCCCGAGGTTGCGCAAGCCGTTGCGGATCATGCGTTGCAAGAAGGCGTTCCCGAGAATGTCGCCTTTGAAAAGGCGCAGAAATACGCCCGCGAGATCGTGCCGTCATTTTCGGCGACGGCCTATTTCAGTGTCGGCATCAGGTTGGCACGCTGGCTGTCAAAGTCCCTTTATCGTATCAAGCTGGGCACGTTCGAGCGTGAGCAGCTGGAACATATCGACCCCAACGCCACGGTCATCTTTGTGATGAACCACCGCAGCAATATGGATTACGTGCTAGTGACCTATCTGGCGGCGAATGCGGGTGCGTTGTCTTATGCCGTTGGCGAATGGGCCCGGGTCTGGCCCCTTTCGGGGATCATCCGGGCGATGGGCGCGTATTTTATCCGCAGACGCTCGCGCGGGGCATTATACCGCAAGGTGCTTGCCCGTTACGTTCAGCTGGCAACACGGGGCGGCGTAACGCAGGCCATGTTCCCCGAGGGCCGGCTAAGCCTGACGGGACGCACCGCGCCGGCCAAGCTTGGCCTGCTGAACTATATTATCGAGGATTTTGACCCCGCCAAACGCGAGGTCATCTTTGTTCCTGTCGCGCTGAATTATGACAGGGTGCTGGAAGATACGTTTCTTATTGCCGCTGACAAGTCGGGCAAGCGCAGGTTCCGACCCCCATTATGGACGGTCATTCGCGGCCTGAGCTGGTATCTTTGGTCGCGCTTGCGCCGCCGGTTTCGTCTGTTTGGCACCGCCTCTGTCAGTTTTGGTCAGCCTCTTGAACTATCCGCATTCGTCAACGCAACTGGCGGGGACATGACGACTGCCGTCGCTGACGAGCTGATGCAGCGGATCAACCGTGTTGTGCCGGTGCTGGGCGTTCCCCTGGTCGCACGGCAATTGCTCGCAACGCCCGAAACAACCAAGGACGAGCTGATCGCGGCTATCGGCAGAACCATTCAATGCCTGACCGGCAGGCAAATTCCGGTACCGCGGCGCAAGACAGATGTCGTTGTGACGGATGCGCTGGACCATCTTGTTTTGCGCAAGCTGGTACATGTGGAGGCTGGCCGGATCCGGGCTGCTGACGATGCCGCGGACGTGCTGAGCTATTACGCCAATTCAATCGCACATCACTTTGACAGCAAGGATGATGTTGAGGGCGCTGAAATTTCTGCGCTCGCAAAGTAA
- a CDS encoding AAA family ATPase has translation MNAPTITFSDDQAEAWDNIAVALRQSGVDLDDSLLQPPQSDATSVMAVIGKAGSGKTMLLAKLYTALAEAGVDVISGDWEGRKRKDRRTLAILAPTNKAASVLRSRGVPATTIHRILYTPVYDPEYEKVAEWLAGQGDKPEIEGLTDLALDRAFASYQSNTSIPAALAAAGLRGSDFITGWKRREEPLDIGFVDESSMLDEKQFDDLKEIFPTLILFGDPAQLPPVQSSGGMVFETLPASRVQSLDRVHRQDADNPILDLAHALADPDLDFYAFERMIEEAASRDDRVVMAQRVEADLMARSPCLVWRNATRIRLIHAFRAAFSAPPDELLSGEPLICDGIELPLKHRKKRLDLEARGLIKGAQVVYLGPGKRPGFSKLFVMGAEEPQVGVASIVKIEQEGEAEPFIPFAARMGATFLHGAAVTIHKAQGSQWDTVQVFAPDIYAASRMGRVEAGQPLWKRLAYVAITRAERQLRWVVRNRLARPQSSLGIDDLDVPVAPLTLQSETI, from the coding sequence ATGAACGCCCCCACCATCACATTTTCAGACGATCAGGCCGAAGCCTGGGACAATATCGCGGTCGCATTGCGCCAGTCCGGCGTCGATCTTGACGACAGTCTGCTTCAGCCACCGCAAAGCGACGCAACCTCGGTGATGGCGGTGATCGGCAAGGCCGGGTCAGGCAAAACAATGTTGCTGGCCAAGCTCTATACCGCCCTTGCAGAGGCGGGTGTCGACGTGATCTCGGGCGACTGGGAAGGCCGCAAACGCAAGGATCGCCGGACCTTGGCAATCCTCGCGCCCACCAACAAGGCCGCAAGCGTTCTGCGAAGCCGGGGTGTTCCGGCCACCACAATTCACCGCATCTTGTACACGCCGGTTTATGATCCGGAATACGAGAAGGTTGCAGAATGGCTGGCCGGGCAGGGCGACAAGCCCGAAATCGAAGGCCTGACCGACCTGGCCCTTGATCGTGCCTTTGCGTCCTATCAATCCAACACCTCAATCCCGGCAGCACTCGCCGCGGCTGGCCTGCGTGGAAGCGACTTTATCACCGGGTGGAAGCGGCGCGAGGAGCCGCTGGATATCGGGTTTGTTGATGAAAGCTCGATGCTGGATGAAAAGCAGTTCGATGATCTGAAAGAGATTTTTCCGACGCTGATCTTGTTTGGCGATCCCGCGCAGCTGCCGCCGGTGCAATCATCAGGCGGGATGGTATTCGAGACCTTGCCCGCATCCCGGGTTCAAAGCCTGGACCGTGTCCACAGGCAGGATGCGGATAATCCTATCCTCGACCTTGCGCATGCGCTTGCAGATCCCGACCTCGATTTTTATGCCTTCGAGCGCATGATCGAGGAGGCCGCATCGCGCGATGACCGCGTTGTGATGGCGCAAAGGGTTGAGGCAGACCTGATGGCCCGATCACCTTGCCTTGTCTGGCGCAACGCAACCCGTATCCGTTTGATCCACGCCTTTCGTGCCGCCTTTTCCGCGCCGCCGGACGAGCTGTTATCCGGCGAGCCTTTGATCTGCGACGGGATCGAATTGCCGCTGAAACACCGCAAGAAGCGGCTCGATCTTGAGGCCCGCGGTCTGATCAAGGGCGCGCAGGTTGTTTATCTTGGGCCGGGCAAGCGGCCGGGCTTTTCCAAACTGTTCGTGATGGGGGCAGAGGAGCCGCAGGTCGGCGTCGCCAGCATCGTCAAGATCGAGCAGGAGGGAGAGGCAGAGCCATTCATCCCATTTGCGGCCCGGATGGGGGCCACCTTTCTGCATGGCGCGGCAGTGACCATTCACAAGGCGCAAGGGTCCCAATGGGATACAGTGCAGGTTTTTGCGCCTGATATCTATGCGGCCTCGCGGATGGGCCGTGTTGAAGCGGGCCAGCCTTTGTGGAAACGCTTGGCCTATGTTGCGATTACCCGCGCCGAGCGGCAGTTGCGTTGGGTCGTGCGCAACCGCTTGGCCCGCCCGCAGAGCAGTCTTGGCATAGATGATCTGGACGTACCGGTTGCCCCGCTGACCTTGCAAAGCGAGACGATCTGA
- a CDS encoding ABC transporter permease, which produces MDFATLLQMLDATVRLATPLLLACLAGLYSERAGIFDIGLEGKMLAAAFLSAAIASVTGNVWVGLLAGIGASMVLSVVHGLASITFRGNQLISGVAINFLAAGLTVVVAQSWFAQGGRTPQLSGSGRFENITLPFAEALKDVPIIGPIYYELISGHTPLVYLAILMVPLTWWILFRTRFGLRLRAVGENPAAVDTAGVSVIFLRFSAVAICGVLCGIAGAYLSTALQAGFVKDMSAGRGFIALAALIFAKWRPWYALYACLLFGFLQAMSLRPDVIEGILRFQVNGQLLDVLPYILTVVILAGFVGKAIPPRAGGEPYVKER; this is translated from the coding sequence ATGGACTTTGCGACCCTTCTGCAAATGCTGGATGCGACTGTGCGCCTGGCGACCCCGCTTTTGCTGGCCTGTCTGGCTGGTTTGTATTCAGAGCGGGCAGGTATCTTTGATATCGGGCTGGAAGGGAAGATGCTGGCGGCCGCGTTTCTGTCGGCGGCAATTGCATCTGTCACAGGCAATGTCTGGGTTGGGTTGCTGGCAGGCATCGGTGCCTCGATGGTGCTGTCGGTGGTTCACGGGCTGGCCTCGATCACGTTTCGGGGCAACCAGCTGATATCGGGGGTTGCGATCAACTTTCTTGCCGCCGGGCTGACGGTAGTCGTGGCCCAAAGCTGGTTCGCCCAAGGGGGGCGCACGCCTCAATTGTCGGGCAGCGGACGTTTTGAAAACATCACGCTTCCCTTTGCAGAGGCGCTGAAGGATGTGCCGATCATCGGGCCGATTTATTACGAGTTGATCTCGGGCCACACGCCGCTTGTTTATCTGGCGATATTGATGGTGCCGCTGACCTGGTGGATCCTGTTCCGCACCCGCTTTGGCCTTCGCCTGCGGGCGGTTGGTGAAAACCCTGCTGCGGTTGACACTGCGGGCGTTTCGGTCATTTTTCTGCGTTTTTCGGCGGTGGCCATTTGCGGTGTCCTCTGCGGGATCGCGGGCGCCTATCTGTCCACCGCTTTGCAAGCGGGGTTCGTGAAAGATATGAGCGCGGGTCGCGGCTTTATCGCGCTTGCGGCGTTGATATTTGCCAAATGGCGCCCCTGGTACGCGCTTTATGCCTGCCTGTTGTTTGGCTTCCTGCAGGCCATGTCGCTGCGTCCAGATGTGATCGAGGGGATCTTGCGGTTCCAGGTCAACGGTCAGCTACTGGACGTGTTGCCCTACATCCTGACGGTTGTCATCCTCGCCGGTTTCGTTGGCAAAGCGATCCCACCGCGCGCAGGCGGCGAGCCTTATGTCAAAGAACGCTAA
- a CDS encoding purine-nucleoside phosphorylase has protein sequence MSKNAKALAGAIQARAGDTPVRIGLILGSGLGHIADSVDGTAIPYADLPGFPHAGVSGHNANLVIGDLQGVRVAVFGGRSHYYEHGKADAMRLPLEVLKALGAETMIATNAAGSMRADMPTGSIMCLSDHINFSGLNPLIGETTDRRFVPMKDAYDPQVRAGLRDAATATDTDMADGVYAWYSGPSFETPAEIRAIATLGADAVGMSTVPEVILARFLGLKAAAISTITNMAAGMSDENISHAHTKAMAPIGAAKLETVLRRYLADLR, from the coding sequence ATGTCAAAGAACGCTAAGGCGCTTGCCGGGGCGATCCAGGCCCGTGCTGGCGACACCCCGGTGCGCATTGGTTTGATCCTGGGGTCTGGCCTTGGGCATATCGCAGATAGCGTTGACGGCACCGCAATCCCCTATGCCGATCTGCCCGGCTTTCCACATGCGGGCGTCTCTGGACACAATGCCAACCTGGTCATCGGTGACCTGCAAGGCGTCAGGGTCGCGGTTTTTGGCGGACGATCCCATTATTATGAACACGGCAAAGCTGACGCCATGCGTCTTCCGCTTGAAGTGCTCAAGGCCCTGGGGGCAGAGACGATGATTGCCACCAACGCAGCCGGTTCCATGCGGGCCGATATGCCCACCGGGTCAATCATGTGTTTATCCGACCACATCAATTTCTCTGGGCTGAACCCGCTGATTGGCGAAACCACAGACAGGCGGTTCGTTCCAATGAAGGACGCCTATGATCCGCAGGTCCGGGCCGGGCTGCGCGACGCCGCAACTGCAACCGACACGGACATGGCCGATGGGGTCTATGCCTGGTATTCCGGCCCCTCTTTCGAAACACCTGCCGAAATCCGGGCAATTGCCACCCTCGGCGCGGATGCGGTGGGCATGTCCACCGTCCCCGAGGTGATCCTAGCCCGGTTCTTGGGGCTGAAAGCCGCCGCGATTTCGACGATCACTAACATGGCAGCCGGGATGAGCGACGAAAATATCAGCCACGCACATACCAAGGCGATGGCTCCAATCGGGGCTGCAAAGCTGGAAACCGTGCTTAGACGGTATTTGGCGGACCTGCGTTAA
- a CDS encoding acyl-homoserine-lactone synthase: MLRYIYANQLTQYPDLQASMHRDRAAQFATRLKWDVTVDAKGWERDEYDDLNPLYVIWVNDDGTHGGSMRFLPTTERTMVEDHFSNLLNGTDIRSPFIWECTRFCLGQKSSPRIAAAMMLAGGELMRAFSLTHLLGVFDPRMVRIYSMIGASPEVLGSAGEGRDKISVGLWAFRPEDRRKVLRRAGLSSAISEHWFNRSFGRPVEQVPLAA; encoded by the coding sequence ATGCTACGTTACATCTATGCAAATCAGTTAACGCAATATCCGGATCTGCAAGCTTCTATGCACCGTGATCGGGCCGCGCAATTCGCGACCCGATTGAAATGGGATGTCACTGTCGACGCGAAAGGGTGGGAGCGGGACGAATATGACGATCTGAACCCGCTCTATGTTATTTGGGTCAATGATGATGGCACACATGGCGGATCAATGCGTTTTTTGCCAACGACGGAACGCACAATGGTCGAGGACCATTTTTCCAACCTGCTGAACGGCACGGACATTCGCAGCCCGTTTATCTGGGAATGCACCCGTTTTTGTCTGGGCCAGAAATCCAGCCCGCGGATTGCCGCCGCGATGATGCTGGCCGGTGGTGAGTTGATGCGTGCTTTCTCGCTGACCCATCTGCTTGGCGTGTTCGATCCGCGCATGGTGCGGATCTATTCAATGATTGGCGCATCGCCAGAGGTGCTGGGCAGCGCCGGGGAAGGACGTGACAAGATCAGTGTCGGGCTTTGGGCATTCCGGCCCGAGGATCGGCGCAAGGTACTGCGCCGTGCCGGCTTGTCATCCGCCATATCAGAGCATTGGTTCAATCGCTCATTTGGTCGCCCGGTGGAACAGGTTCCATTGGCTGCCTAA
- a CDS encoding sulfite exporter TauE/SafE family protein, giving the protein MQIYLPIAEVSVNAFLLLGLGGIVGILSGMFGVGGGFLMTPLLFFIGIPPAVAVATEANQIVASSFSGVLAHLKRKTVDLRMGTVLLIGGLIGAALGVVVFNYLKSLGQVELLVQLCYVVFLGMIGTLMFLESLKAIRRSSKAGGAPVPTRRKHNWVHNLPFKMKFRVSGLYISVIPPLIVGIAVGILAAIMGVGGGFIMVPAMIYLLGMPTKVVVGTSLFQIIFVTAFTTMLHATTNYTVDVVLAVLLLVGGVIGAQIGTRIGVKMKAEQLRILLALMVLGVCGKLAFDLLVQPAELYSIGTGGH; this is encoded by the coding sequence ATGCAGATTTATCTTCCTATCGCCGAAGTTTCGGTGAACGCCTTCCTGTTACTCGGGCTTGGCGGAATTGTGGGCATTTTGTCGGGCATGTTCGGCGTGGGCGGCGGGTTTCTGATGACGCCATTGTTGTTCTTTATCGGCATTCCACCGGCTGTCGCGGTTGCGACGGAGGCCAACCAGATCGTGGCCTCGTCATTTTCGGGGGTTCTGGCCCATCTGAAACGAAAAACCGTTGATCTCCGAATGGGAACGGTGCTGCTGATTGGTGGCCTTATTGGTGCTGCCCTTGGGGTTGTGGTCTTTAACTATTTGAAATCTCTGGGCCAGGTCGAGTTGCTGGTGCAACTTTGCTATGTCGTGTTTCTGGGCATGATCGGGACCTTGATGTTTCTTGAAAGCCTCAAGGCGATCCGCAGATCCAGCAAGGCGGGGGGCGCGCCCGTCCCGACCCGGCGCAAGCATAACTGGGTTCACAACCTGCCATTCAAAATGAAATTCCGGGTCTCGGGCCTCTATATTTCTGTCATACCACCGCTGATCGTTGGCATTGCCGTAGGTATTCTGGCCGCCATCATGGGTGTGGGTGGCGGATTTATCATGGTTCCGGCCATGATCTATCTGTTGGGGATGCCAACAAAGGTTGTCGTGGGAACCTCGCTGTTTCAGATCATCTTTGTCACAGCCTTCACCACGATGTTGCATGCAACGACAAACTACACTGTTGATGTGGTTCTGGCGGTCCTGCTGCTGGTCGGGGGCGTGATCGGCGCGCAGATCGGCACACGCATCGGGGTCAAGATGAAGGCCGAACAGTTACGCATCCTGCTGGCCCTGATGGTTCTGGGGGTCTGCGGCAAGCTCGCATTTGACCTGCTGGTGCAGCCTGCGGAACTCTACTCTATCGGCACCGGGGGTCACTGA